The window CCGGAGAAATAATTACGGAATTTTATGACTACAGAGAAAAATACTCCAAGGAAAGCAAAACTAAGCTGGAAGCCCCCGCTCGCCTTGACGATAAAACCATGGAAAAAGTGAAAAATATTGCCATTCGGGCATTCCGTGCATTGGACTGTGAAGGTATGAGCCGTGTCGATTTTTTCCTGACCCCCGACAGGTTGCTGGTGAATGAAATCAACACCATCCCGGGATTTACAAATATCTCCATGTACCCTCGCCTGTTTGAATTAAGTGGCATTCCACAGAAAGAACTTATTTCAAAACTGATTGAACTGGCCATCAGCCGTTATGAAACAAAAAACAGACTCAAAACCTTTTATGAAGATGCTATTGACTTGTAACTCACTGTTCATTAAAGCCTTATCAGTAAATCATTTTTCCTTTCAGAATCCCTTTCTCTGTTTTCTCAATTGAAACATTTCTGAAGATATTGGTTTCATCAGTGTTTGCGTAAAATTCTACCGGGACAAAATGTTCTCCATATCCTTTGGCAACTTTACCCCTGACCATCTTTTCGACAAGCACACGCTGAGTTTTTCCTCTAAATGATCTGTAATATTTTTCTTTATTCTCTTCTGCCAGTTTTCTGACAATCTTGCTTCTTTCCGTCTTTACCTTTTCAGGAATCTGATTTTCCATTCTGGCTGCCCTTGTGCCTTCCCTGACTGAATATTTAAAGGTATGTATGTGGCTGAATCCCACTTCTTTTATAACACGGATACTTTGTTCAAAATCTTCTTCGCTTTCACCCGGGAAACCCACCATCATATCGGTAGTAAAATTAAAGTCAGGTATGCGTTTTCTGATTTTATCAATCACGTCAAGATATTCCTTCAGGGAATACATTCTCCTCATTTGCAACAATATACGATCGCTTCCGCTTTGAAGGCAAAGATGCAGGTGAGGACAAAGTTTCGGATGACGCAGCAAGTCATAAAAATAATCACCATAGCCGTCAGGCTCAATTGAAGAAATCCTGACCCTGAAATCTCCGGGTATTTCAAGAATCTTTTCGGTCAGTTTTTCAAAATTCACACCCTCTGCCTCATAACGGCCAATATTCACCCCTGTCAATACAATTTCCTTGAAGCCAAAATCAAGCACTTTCCGGATGTTTTCAAGCACATCCCTGACAGGACGGCTGACTGCCCTCCCCCTGACTTTGGGGACAATGCAAAAGGTACAGAAGTTATCACATCCATCCTGGATTTTGATAAAACTCCGGGTATGAAGCGTCTTTTGTGCCGGTAAAAAATCAAACTTTGACGGAAGAAAACTTTCCGGTGAAAGCATTTCACCATTGAGATGAGCATCCACCAGATTAAAAATGCTTGTCTTATGTTCATTATCAATGAAGTACGTAACATCCCTGAAATTTTCAGGATGACTCTTGTAGTTGTTTACCATGCAGCCTGTCAGTACCAGAATACTATCCGGATTTTTCCTCCTGACAAAATTCATTGCCTGCCTCGATTTGGCATCGCTATGATTGGTAACCGTACAGGTATTCACCACATAGACATCAGCCTCTTCTTCAAAATCCACTATCTGATAATCAGCATGGTGAAACCGGGAAACAATACTATCGGTTTCGAACTGGTTCAACCGGCAACCCAGGGTTTTAAATGCTATTCTTTTTCTTTTCATCCCCGTTAAATCAAGTTCATTTGCCAAATATTCTCACTTTCCGTCTTTAACTCTGAAAACTTATACTTTCTCGTACACAAGCGCTCCTTCAACCGATAATTCTGAAGCAGATGTAATTTCCAAATCAATTATTTTTCCTATCAGATATTCATTATCCGATGGAAACCTAACGACAATCCTTCCTTCGGTATG of the Sphingobacteriales bacterium genome contains:
- the mtaB gene encoding tRNA (N(6)-L-threonylcarbamoyladenosine(37)-C(2))-methylthiotransferase MtaB is translated as MKRKRIAFKTLGCRLNQFETDSIVSRFHHADYQIVDFEEEADVYVVNTCTVTNHSDAKSRQAMNFVRRKNPDSILVLTGCMVNNYKSHPENFRDVTYFIDNEHKTSIFNLVDAHLNGEMLSPESFLPSKFDFLPAQKTLHTRSFIKIQDGCDNFCTFCIVPKVRGRAVSRPVRDVLENIRKVLDFGFKEIVLTGVNIGRYEAEGVNFEKLTEKILEIPGDFRVRISSIEPDGYGDYFYDLLRHPKLCPHLHLCLQSGSDRILLQMRRMYSLKEYLDVIDKIRKRIPDFNFTTDMMVGFPGESEEDFEQSIRVIKEVGFSHIHTFKYSVREGTRAARMENQIPEKVKTERSKIVRKLAEENKEKYYRSFRGKTQRVLVEKMVRGKVAKGYGEHFVPVEFYANTDETNIFRNVSIEKTEKGILKGKMIY